In Brevundimonas subvibrioides, a genomic segment contains:
- a CDS encoding NAD-dependent succinate-semialdehyde dehydrogenase — MNTAARDAGLKLLREHAFIAGEAIPAGADGIAVDDPATGEIIGHIPNLGVPDVERAIQAAHDAFPDWSRSDPHARARFLRDWARLIDENTEGLGALMALENGKPLDEARGEVAYANSFITWFAGEAERIIGETQDSPLGHVILTFREAVGPCALITPWNFPAAMLTRKLGPAFAAGCTAVVKPASQTPFTAIALAELAYRAGLPRGALSVVTGDAATIGGVLTASPLIRKLSFTGSTPVGRKLAEQCAPTLKRVSMELGGAAPLIVFEDADLDLAVAETIRGKFRNAGQTCVCPNRIYVQASVAGAYASKLAEAVSRIPVGPAFEDGVKVGPLIEDKAIAKVEDHLKRVRASGGQVLTGGARHALGGRFFQPTVTLGGDDELFRHEETFGPLIPVFPFETEAEALGKANDSEFGLASYLFTRDLDRAMRIGRRIEAGMIGINTGILSTAVAPFGGVKQSGYGREGSIHGLDEYVDIKQVTLALKQGAPT; from the coding sequence ATGAACACCGCCGCCCGTGACGCCGGACTGAAGCTCCTTCGCGAGCACGCCTTCATCGCCGGAGAGGCGATCCCCGCCGGGGCGGACGGTATCGCCGTCGACGACCCCGCGACCGGCGAGATCATCGGCCACATCCCGAACCTCGGCGTCCCCGACGTCGAGCGCGCGATCCAGGCCGCCCACGATGCCTTCCCCGACTGGTCACGCTCCGACCCTCACGCGCGCGCCCGGTTCCTGCGGGACTGGGCGCGGCTGATCGACGAGAACACCGAGGGTCTCGGGGCCCTGATGGCGCTGGAGAACGGCAAGCCGCTCGACGAGGCCAGGGGCGAGGTCGCCTATGCCAACAGTTTCATCACATGGTTCGCGGGCGAGGCCGAACGCATCATCGGAGAGACCCAGGACAGCCCTCTGGGCCACGTCATCCTGACCTTCCGGGAGGCCGTCGGTCCCTGCGCCCTGATCACGCCCTGGAACTTCCCGGCCGCCATGCTGACGCGCAAGCTCGGCCCCGCCTTCGCCGCGGGCTGCACCGCCGTGGTCAAGCCGGCCAGCCAGACCCCCTTCACCGCCATTGCCCTGGCCGAACTGGCCTACAGGGCGGGGCTGCCCAGGGGCGCGCTCAGCGTCGTCACCGGCGATGCGGCGACCATCGGCGGCGTCCTGACGGCCTCGCCCCTGATCCGCAAACTGTCCTTCACCGGTTCGACCCCGGTCGGGCGCAAGCTGGCCGAACAATGCGCCCCGACGCTGAAGCGGGTTTCGATGGAACTGGGCGGGGCCGCGCCGCTGATCGTGTTCGAGGACGCCGATCTCGACCTCGCCGTCGCCGAGACCATCAGGGGCAAGTTCCGCAACGCCGGCCAGACCTGCGTCTGTCCCAACCGCATCTATGTCCAGGCCTCGGTCGCCGGGGCCTATGCGTCGAAACTCGCCGAGGCGGTGTCGAGGATTCCCGTCGGTCCGGCCTTCGAGGACGGCGTCAAGGTCGGGCCGCTGATCGAGGACAAGGCCATCGCCAAGGTCGAGGACCACCTGAAGCGCGTCCGGGCCTCGGGTGGGCAGGTCCTGACCGGCGGGGCGCGTCATGCGCTGGGCGGCCGCTTCTTCCAGCCGACGGTGACCCTCGGCGGCGACGACGAACTGTTTCGCCACGAGGAGACGTTCGGTCCCCTGATTCCCGTCTTCCCGTTCGAGACAGAGGCGGAGGCGCTGGGCAAGGCGAACGATTCGGAGTTCGGCCTGGCCTCCTATCTGTTCACCCGCGATCTGGACCGCGCCATGCGTATCGGCCGCCGTATCGAGGCGGGCATGATCGGCATCAACACCGGCATCCTCTCGACCGCCGTCGCCCCCTTCGGCGGGGTCAAGCAATCCGGCTATGGCCGCGAGGGGTCGATCCATGGCCTCGACGAATACGTCGACATCAAACAGGTCACCCTGGCGCTGAAGCAGGGCGCGCCGACGTGA
- a CDS encoding MFS transporter, which translates to MSEQATKDAGEPGLKTVVGASAAGTAFEWYDFFIFGSLTTIIARHFYADVGEATSYILALLTFGVGFVVRPLGALVFGWFGDRTGRKTTFLVTITLMGVATVAIGLLPDYGQIGIVAPILLLLMRVLQGFALGGEYGGAAIYVAEHAPAKKRGFLTGWIQTTAAIGLIMALSVILVTRAILGTEAFDEWGWRVPFLLSAFLLAISLWIRLKLHESPAFTRMVAESTERQAPFRESFGTWKVGKFVLIALVGIMFAQGAVWYAGYFYTRFFMERVLKVEVATVDQLILAITVASAFLYVFFGWLSDRVGRKPVMVGGMALFLLAVFPGFHALTQAANPALARAQASSPVTVIADPATCAVQFDPVGKTAFASSCDLAKSVLSNAGVSYDNLAAAPGSLAAVRIGTVEIASVEGAGLDAAALKAARTDVETRIKAALTGAGYPARADAAGVNMLAVFGILMVFMVAATAVYGPQAAALVELFPTRVRYTAMSLPYNVGTGWVGGLLPAASFALVAWSGNIYFGLWYAVAFTAVASVVALIFLPETRGRDLNTIGD; encoded by the coding sequence ATGAGCGAACAGGCCACGAAGGATGCGGGCGAGCCCGGCCTGAAGACGGTCGTGGGGGCCTCGGCGGCCGGCACGGCGTTCGAATGGTATGACTTCTTCATCTTCGGATCGCTGACCACGATCATCGCCCGGCATTTCTATGCCGATGTCGGCGAGGCGACCTCCTACATCCTGGCCCTGCTGACCTTCGGCGTCGGCTTCGTCGTTCGGCCGCTCGGGGCCCTGGTGTTCGGATGGTTCGGTGACCGGACCGGGCGCAAGACGACCTTCCTCGTCACCATCACCCTGATGGGGGTGGCGACCGTGGCGATCGGCCTGCTTCCCGACTACGGCCAGATCGGGATCGTCGCGCCCATTCTGCTGCTGCTGATGCGTGTGCTTCAGGGGTTCGCCCTGGGCGGCGAATACGGCGGCGCGGCCATCTATGTCGCCGAACACGCCCCCGCGAAGAAGCGCGGCTTCCTGACCGGCTGGATCCAGACCACAGCCGCGATCGGCCTGATCATGGCGCTCAGCGTCATCCTCGTGACCCGCGCCATCCTGGGGACCGAGGCCTTCGACGAATGGGGCTGGCGCGTGCCCTTCCTGCTGTCGGCCTTCCTTCTGGCGATCAGCCTCTGGATCCGGCTGAAGCTGCACGAGAGCCCCGCCTTCACGCGCATGGTCGCCGAAAGCACCGAACGCCAGGCCCCGTTCCGCGAGAGCTTCGGCACCTGGAAGGTCGGCAAGTTCGTCCTGATCGCCCTGGTCGGCATCATGTTCGCGCAAGGGGCCGTCTGGTACGCAGGCTATTTCTACACCCGCTTCTTCATGGAGCGGGTGCTGAAGGTCGAGGTGGCGACGGTCGATCAGCTCATTCTGGCCATAACCGTGGCCTCGGCCTTTCTGTACGTCTTCTTCGGCTGGCTGTCGGACCGGGTGGGGCGAAAGCCCGTGATGGTCGGTGGCATGGCGCTGTTCCTGCTGGCGGTGTTTCCCGGCTTCCACGCCCTGACCCAGGCCGCCAATCCGGCCCTGGCCCGGGCCCAGGCGTCCTCGCCCGTCACCGTGATCGCCGACCCGGCCACCTGCGCGGTGCAGTTCGATCCGGTCGGCAAGACGGCCTTCGCCTCATCCTGCGACCTGGCCAAGTCGGTGCTGTCGAACGCGGGCGTCAGCTATGACAACCTGGCGGCCGCCCCCGGATCTCTCGCCGCCGTCCGTATCGGCACGGTGGAAATCGCCTCGGTCGAGGGCGCGGGTCTGGACGCCGCCGCCCTCAAGGCCGCCCGCACCGACGTCGAAACCCGGATCAAGGCCGCGCTCACCGGGGCGGGCTATCCGGCCAGGGCCGACGCCGCCGGCGTGAACATGCTGGCCGTCTTCGGCATACTGATGGTCTTCATGGTCGCGGCCACCGCCGTCTATGGCCCCCAGGCCGCGGCCCTGGTCGAGCTGTTCCCCACGCGGGTCCGCTATACGGCCATGAGCCTGCCCTACAACGTCGGCACAGGCTGGGTCGGGGGGCTGCTGCCCGCGGCCAGCTTCGCCCTCGTGGCCTGGTCAGGTAACATCTATTTCGGACTGTGGTACGCGGTCGCCTTCACGGCGGTGGCCTCTGTCGTGGCCCTGATCTTCCTGCCCGAAACCCGGGGTCGCGACCTGAACACGATCGGCGACTGA
- a CDS encoding response regulator yields the protein MSLLARLAPHLPYVRRYARALTGDQATGDNYVRVALEALAAGERQLSPDMTPRVALYHVFHAIWSSTGAQLEDGSGLDVNDVSSRLMRIAPKSRQAFLLTALEGFTPSEAAQILSADAPGVERLIADAQAEIDAELATDVLIIEDEAIISADIESLVRELGHTVTATATTHDEAVDAVARHRPGLVLADIQLADGSSGIDAVKDILKRFDVPVIFITAFPERLLTGERPEPTFLITKPFQPETVKAAISQALFFHPARQTREAA from the coding sequence ATGAGCCTTCTGGCCAGACTCGCGCCGCATCTGCCCTATGTGCGCCGCTATGCGCGCGCCCTCACCGGCGACCAGGCGACAGGCGACAACTACGTCCGCGTCGCCCTGGAAGCCCTGGCCGCGGGCGAGCGCCAGCTGTCTCCGGACATGACGCCCCGCGTGGCCCTGTATCATGTGTTCCACGCCATCTGGTCCTCGACCGGCGCGCAGCTGGAGGATGGGAGCGGTCTGGACGTCAACGACGTCTCCAGCCGCCTGATGCGCATTGCCCCCAAATCGCGGCAGGCGTTCCTTCTGACGGCTCTGGAGGGCTTCACGCCTTCGGAAGCCGCGCAGATCCTGTCGGCCGACGCCCCGGGGGTCGAGCGCCTGATCGCCGACGCCCAGGCCGAGATCGATGCCGAACTGGCCACCGACGTCCTGATCATCGAGGACGAGGCGATCATCTCGGCCGATATCGAAAGTCTGGTGCGCGAACTGGGCCATACCGTCACCGCCACGGCGACGACGCATGACGAGGCGGTCGATGCCGTCGCCCGTCACCGTCCGGGTCTGGTCCTCGCCGACATCCAGCTGGCCGACGGCTCGTCGGGCATCGATGCGGTCAAGGACATCCTGAAGCGGTTCGACGTGCCGGTCATCTTCATCACCGCCTTCCCCGAGCGGCTGCTGACCGGCGAACGGCCCGAGCCGACCTTCCTGATCACCAAGCCTTTCCAGCCGGAAACGGTGAAGGCGGCGATCAGCCAGGCCCTGTTCTTCCATCCGGCACGCCAGACCCGGGAAGCCGCCTGA
- a CDS encoding Lrp/AsnC family transcriptional regulator yields MKTVSAVTLDATDRKMLRALQQDGRMSNTDLAKAVALSESASLRRLRALETAGVISRYAAIINERAVGLPISVFVTVTLSSQAESTLTAFETAIATVPEVVECYLMTGGSDYLLRLVVRDVDDLERVHARSLTTIPGVTRVSSSVAMRTVVKRGALPV; encoded by the coding sequence ATGAAGACCGTTTCCGCCGTCACTCTGGACGCGACCGACAGAAAGATGCTTCGCGCCCTGCAGCAGGACGGCCGCATGAGCAATACCGATCTGGCCAAAGCGGTCGCCCTGTCGGAAAGCGCGTCCCTGCGCCGCCTGCGGGCGCTGGAGACCGCCGGGGTCATCAGCCGCTATGCCGCTATCATCAACGAAAGGGCCGTGGGTCTGCCGATCAGCGTGTTCGTGACCGTGACCCTGTCGTCCCAGGCCGAGAGCACCCTGACCGCCTTCGAGACCGCCATCGCCACGGTCCCCGAGGTGGTCGAATGCTATCTGATGACGGGGGGATCGGACTATCTGCTGCGGCTGGTGGTGCGCGACGTCGATGATCTGGAACGCGTCCACGCCAGATCGCTGACGACCATCCCCGGCGTGACGCGGGTGTCGTCCAGCGTGGCGATGCGGACGGTGGTCAAGCGCGGGGCCCTGCCGGTCTGA
- a CDS encoding entericidin A/B family lipoprotein, whose protein sequence is MRKIFVLVAAAAALTTAACNTVAGAGRDTQAAGAAVTGAAEDAKN, encoded by the coding sequence ATGCGCAAGATTTTCGTTCTGGTCGCTGCCGCCGCCGCACTGACCACAGCCGCCTGCAACACCGTCGCCGGTGCCGGCCGCGACACCCAGGCCGCCGGTGCGGCCGTCACGGGTGCCGCAGAGGACGCCAAGAACTAG
- a CDS encoding DUF418 domain-containing protein, giving the protein MTDATIKAIPTRQADRIGEIDIIRGLALFGVLWMNLNANAEFTVPTPVLAALPTAAVDRWIGLVGEWLAQGKAQCLFSILFGFGFAILSHRAEARGVDARALYLRRVLILLVIGLAHLFLLWMGDILHAYALMGLALMLTRRWPSPLLLIVGLILALGAMTAAIAWYVAVTPRGSPPDFITEQAAGIARRWPIFMGHDYGALVRELLIANGREFYLTAIGPAFLATVLGRFMLGSWLFRQGWMQDTARYAPAFRRAAPWLLLIGLGLAAVAPGLELAGLRLPRWAQTPRTLVDEASQLVLALGYAAGIVVLCQTAVWRRLLSGLGSVGQMALTNYLSQSLVFVFVLYGLGLGWLKYAGPTFCLALALVVFAAQIVISRWWLALFRFGPAEWLWRSATYGRWQPLFR; this is encoded by the coding sequence ATGACCGATGCCACAATAAAGGCGATCCCGACCCGTCAGGCGGATCGGATCGGCGAGATCGACATCATTCGCGGCCTCGCCCTGTTCGGCGTGCTGTGGATGAATCTGAACGCCAATGCGGAGTTCACTGTCCCCACACCGGTGCTGGCCGCCTTGCCGACGGCCGCGGTCGATCGCTGGATCGGGCTGGTCGGAGAGTGGCTGGCCCAGGGCAAGGCGCAGTGTCTGTTCTCGATCCTGTTCGGTTTCGGCTTCGCCATACTGAGCCACAGGGCCGAGGCCAGGGGCGTCGATGCGCGCGCCCTCTATCTGCGTCGCGTCCTGATCCTTCTGGTCATCGGACTGGCCCATCTGTTCCTTCTGTGGATGGGCGATATCCTGCATGCCTATGCGCTGATGGGTCTGGCGCTGATGCTGACGCGGCGCTGGCCGTCCCCCCTGCTCCTGATCGTGGGACTCATCCTCGCCCTCGGCGCGATGACGGCCGCCATCGCCTGGTATGTGGCCGTCACGCCGCGCGGCAGCCCACCCGACTTCATCACCGAACAGGCGGCCGGGATCGCCCGTCGGTGGCCGATCTTCATGGGCCACGACTATGGTGCCCTGGTTCGGGAACTGCTGATCGCCAATGGCCGGGAGTTCTACCTGACCGCCATCGGCCCCGCCTTCCTGGCCACGGTCCTCGGCCGGTTCATGCTGGGCAGCTGGCTGTTCCGGCAAGGCTGGATGCAGGACACCGCCCGGTATGCCCCGGCCTTTCGTCGTGCCGCACCGTGGCTTCTGCTCATCGGTTTGGGTCTGGCCGCCGTCGCCCCCGGCCTCGAACTGGCCGGCCTTCGCCTTCCCCGCTGGGCCCAGACTCCCCGGACGCTGGTGGACGAGGCGAGCCAGCTGGTCCTGGCGCTGGGGTATGCCGCCGGGATCGTCGTCCTGTGCCAGACCGCGGTCTGGCGCAGGCTGCTGTCAGGCCTGGGGTCCGTCGGTCAGATGGCGCTGACCAACTATCTGAGCCAGAGTCTGGTCTTTGTGTTTGTGCTCTACGGCCTCGGTCTCGGCTGGCTGAAATATGCCGGACCGACCTTTTGCCTGGCGCTCGCCCTCGTCGTCTTCGCCGCCCAGATCGTGATCAGTCGTTGGTGGCTGGCGCTGTTCCGTTTCGGTCCGGCGGAGTGGCTCTGGCGTTCGGCCACCTATGGACGGTGGCAACCCCTTTTCCGGTGA
- a CDS encoding sigma-70 family RNA polymerase sigma factor, which produces MSAGNPRSTAPKPPSADDEGFKRELVQLIPHLRAFARTLTGDPTAADDLAQDAMMKAWDARASYQMGTNMKAWTFMILRNQFYSEKRRSWRSTQLDQEAAERTLVAVDDPEAPVALDELRQALNTLPEEQREALILVGAGGFAYEEAAEICQCAVGTVKSRVSRARKALQATLDRGGYGRDGRPAGDAMRSILADADRLSSARQA; this is translated from the coding sequence GTGAGCGCGGGCAACCCGCGCTCGACCGCGCCCAAGCCCCCCTCCGCCGATGACGAAGGCTTCAAGCGCGAGCTGGTCCAGCTGATCCCGCATTTGCGCGCCTTCGCCCGGACCCTGACCGGCGACCCGACGGCGGCGGACGACCTGGCGCAGGACGCGATGATGAAGGCGTGGGACGCGCGGGCCAGCTATCAGATGGGCACCAATATGAAGGCCTGGACCTTCATGATCCTGCGCAACCAGTTCTATTCCGAGAAGCGCCGGTCGTGGCGCTCGACCCAGCTGGATCAGGAAGCCGCCGAGCGGACCCTGGTCGCGGTGGACGATCCGGAGGCACCGGTGGCCCTGGACGAACTGCGTCAGGCGCTGAACACCCTGCCCGAAGAACAGCGCGAGGCGCTGATCCTGGTCGGTGCCGGGGGCTTTGCCTATGAAGAGGCGGCCGAGATCTGCCAGTGCGCGGTCGGTACGGTGAAGAGCCGGGTCAGTCGCGCCCGCAAGGCGCTGCAGGCCACGCTGGACCGTGGCGGTTACGGTCGCGACGGGCGCCCGGCGGGCGATGCGATGCGTTCCATTCTGGCCGACGCGGACCGCCTGAGCAGCGCGCGGCAGGCCTAG
- a CDS encoding NADP-dependent oxidoreductase has protein sequence MTLMNRQWVLRQRPHGLVQDADLELVSSPVPELGDGQVLIRTIYLSLDPTNRTWMNDAVGYLPPVGLGDVMRGLTLGVVEQSRSQRFAVGDIVSTAMGGWGDYGVVADSGVSKVHRAPGLPLTAHMSVMGMTGMTAYFGVTDVLRPGPGQTMVVSAAAGAVGSIAGQVARARGARVIGIAGGPDKCRWLVDELGFDGAVDYKNEDVGEALDRLCPDGIDLNFENVGGDIMIAVWNRLNLRARMAVCGMVSAYNATKRPPSPDLSRLITHRMTVQGFLVSDYTPRAREMVAELGPWLASGKVKWKVHVDHGLEGAVTSLNRLFTGDHDGKLLVRVSEEPA, from the coding sequence ATGACCCTGATGAACCGACAGTGGGTGCTGCGCCAGCGGCCGCACGGGCTGGTGCAGGACGCCGATCTGGAACTGGTCTCCAGCCCGGTGCCGGAGCTGGGCGATGGTCAGGTCCTGATCCGCACCATCTATCTGTCCCTCGACCCGACCAACCGAACCTGGATGAACGATGCCGTCGGTTATCTTCCGCCGGTGGGCCTGGGCGACGTCATGCGCGGCCTGACCCTGGGCGTGGTCGAGCAGTCGCGCTCGCAGCGGTTCGCGGTGGGCGACATCGTCTCGACGGCCATGGGCGGCTGGGGCGACTACGGCGTGGTGGCCGACAGCGGCGTGTCGAAGGTCCACCGCGCGCCCGGCCTGCCGCTGACGGCGCATATGTCGGTCATGGGCATGACCGGCATGACCGCCTATTTCGGCGTCACGGACGTGCTGCGGCCCGGGCCCGGCCAGACCATGGTCGTCTCCGCCGCCGCCGGGGCCGTCGGCTCGATCGCCGGCCAGGTCGCCCGGGCTCGGGGCGCGCGCGTCATCGGCATCGCGGGCGGACCCGACAAATGCCGCTGGCTGGTCGACGAACTCGGCTTCGACGGGGCGGTCGACTACAAGAACGAGGACGTCGGCGAGGCGCTGGACCGGCTGTGCCCGGACGGCATCGACCTGAATTTCGAAAACGTCGGCGGCGACATCATGATCGCCGTCTGGAACCGTCTGAACCTCAGGGCCCGGATGGCCGTCTGCGGCATGGTCTCGGCCTACAACGCCACCAAACGCCCGCCGTCGCCGGATCTCAGCCGTCTGATCACACACCGGATGACGGTTCAGGGGTTCCTGGTGTCGGACTATACGCCACGCGCCCGGGAGATGGTCGCCGAGCTCGGGCCCTGGCTGGCGTCGGGCAAGGTCAAGTGGAAGGTCCATGTCGACCACGGCCTGGAGGGGGCCGTGACCTCGCTGAACCGGCTGTTCACGGGCGACCACGACGGCAAGCTGCTGGTCCGCGTCTCGGAAGAGCCCGCCTGA
- the ald gene encoding alanine dehydrogenase, with translation MRVGVPREIKKNEHRVGLTPTAVREYVAHGHTVSVETGAGLGAGFTDEDFRRAGAAIVADAPTVFAGNDMIVKVKEPQKVEWEMLREDQILYTYLHLAPDPEQTRGLLASRCAAVAYETVTDARGGLPLLAPMSEVAGRIAVFSAAETLLKHNGGMGLLFCGVPGVAPARVLVLGGGVVGLNAARMAMGLGAEVVVLERSIPRMAYIDEVTNGRVITRYSSIGAIEEEIVKADVVIGAVLVPGAEAPKLIKKDHLKRMKPGSVLVDVAIDQGGCFETSHATTHEDPTYTVDGVVHYCVANMPGAAPRTSSEALNNATLPFGLALADHGLEALKKDPHLARGLNVLKGEITYPAVAEAMGLSWSDPFGVWAKG, from the coding sequence ATGCGTGTCGGCGTCCCCCGGGAAATCAAGAAGAACGAGCACCGCGTCGGCCTGACGCCCACGGCCGTCCGCGAATATGTCGCCCACGGTCACACCGTGTCGGTCGAGACCGGAGCCGGCCTGGGCGCGGGCTTCACCGACGAGGATTTCCGGCGGGCCGGGGCCGCCATCGTCGCCGATGCGCCGACGGTCTTTGCCGGCAACGACATGATCGTGAAGGTGAAGGAGCCCCAGAAGGTCGAGTGGGAGATGCTGCGCGAGGACCAGATCCTCTACACCTACCTGCACCTGGCCCCCGATCCGGAGCAGACCCGGGGCCTCTTGGCCTCCCGGTGCGCCGCCGTCGCCTATGAGACCGTCACCGATGCGCGGGGCGGCCTGCCGCTGCTGGCCCCAATGTCAGAGGTCGCCGGACGGATCGCCGTCTTCTCCGCCGCCGAGACCCTGCTGAAGCACAACGGCGGCATGGGCCTGCTGTTCTGCGGCGTCCCGGGCGTGGCCCCGGCCCGCGTGCTGGTCCTGGGCGGTGGCGTCGTCGGCCTGAACGCGGCCCGCATGGCCATGGGTCTGGGGGCCGAGGTCGTGGTTCTGGAACGCTCGATCCCGCGCATGGCCTATATCGACGAGGTCACCAACGGCCGCGTCATCACCCGCTATTCCTCGATCGGCGCGATCGAGGAGGAGATCGTCAAGGCCGACGTGGTCATCGGCGCGGTCCTGGTCCCCGGAGCCGAGGCCCCCAAGCTGATCAAGAAGGACCACCTGAAGCGCATGAAGCCGGGCTCGGTGCTCGTCGACGTCGCCATCGACCAGGGCGGCTGTTTCGAGACCAGCCATGCCACCACTCACGAGGACCCGACCTACACCGTCGACGGCGTGGTCCATTATTGCGTCGCCAACATGCCGGGCGCCGCCCCGCGCACCTCGTCCGAGGCCCTGAACAACGCCACCCTGCCGTTCGGCCTGGCCCTGGCCGACCACGGGCTGGAGGCGCTGAAGAAGGACCCGCATCTGGCACGCGGCCTGAATGTGCTGAAGGGCGAGATCACCTATCCCGCCGTGGCCGAGGCCATGGGCCTGTCCTGGTCCGATCCCTTCGGCGTCTGGGCCAAGGGCTGA
- a CDS encoding sensor histidine kinase has translation MADTGPAAGQRRSSRLPRSMKRFLTRSPRFQGIRFRMGLAMAIALLPILVLGAVQAQAEFRRQSVDRQADLQQAAGRAAMTAKARLDTATVLLGALAPEGNGPACSERLSSLVDRVDGFQALYRIGTSGTAICGGGLSGATESARFGDDTWFRRLRQGEPVTVARASRDISPTPALIVGVRWDRPRGVFAGAMAAVLPLADLQPDTNDRSLPAGAQAALTDEEGQVLVATDARAFDLQRGASLLGWVERARRGESATFDGWDATGEHRDYAGAALAGRDVYVVVSAPSPGLLSWARLNPIGVLLLPLAAWLTAFAAVMLVSERIVIRWLDYLERIASLYARGRYSVRPVQAASAPSEIRVLASTLDGLAEAISIRDGSLTESLEEKDALMREIHHRVKNNLQIISSLLSMQQRSLKDEPARVALGDTRQRISALALIYRTLYQSDDIRHADARDFINELVGQLVAAESGRGPVVTSSIDADSLVVDPDKLAPLALWLVEAVSNAQKHAFAGRGGALQVRFRVHGDTSVLEVQDDGPGPQEAMAKAGVGRTLMGAFARQLRGEAEVIAAPDGGTIARMIFATPEAVQPTDPQDLERSDAVVRPGTLTRVRR, from the coding sequence GTGGCGGATACCGGCCCTGCGGCGGGGCAGCGTCGCTCGTCTCGCCTGCCCCGTTCGATGAAGCGGTTCCTGACCCGTTCACCCCGGTTTCAGGGCATCCGCTTCCGGATGGGTCTGGCCATGGCCATCGCCCTGCTGCCGATCCTCGTCCTCGGCGCGGTCCAGGCCCAGGCGGAGTTCCGGCGGCAATCGGTCGATCGACAGGCAGACCTGCAGCAGGCGGCCGGGCGTGCGGCCATGACCGCCAAGGCCAGGCTGGATACCGCGACCGTGTTGCTGGGCGCCCTGGCACCCGAAGGTAACGGTCCGGCCTGTTCGGAGCGCCTGTCGTCCCTGGTCGATCGCGTCGACGGCTTTCAGGCGCTCTATCGTATCGGCACCTCGGGAACGGCGATCTGCGGCGGTGGTCTGTCCGGAGCCACGGAGTCGGCCCGGTTTGGCGACGACACCTGGTTCAGGCGGCTGCGGCAGGGCGAGCCCGTGACCGTGGCCCGGGCCTCGCGCGACATCAGCCCCACGCCGGCCCTGATCGTCGGCGTGCGCTGGGACCGGCCACGCGGCGTGTTCGCCGGGGCCATGGCGGCGGTTCTTCCCCTGGCGGATCTTCAGCCGGACACCAATGACCGGTCGCTGCCTGCCGGGGCCCAGGCCGCCCTGACGGACGAAGAGGGTCAGGTGCTGGTCGCCACAGATGCCCGGGCCTTCGACCTGCAGCGCGGGGCGTCGCTTCTCGGCTGGGTCGAGCGGGCGCGGCGGGGCGAATCCGCCACCTTCGACGGCTGGGATGCGACCGGCGAGCATCGCGACTATGCCGGTGCGGCCCTGGCCGGGCGCGATGTCTATGTCGTGGTGTCGGCCCCGTCGCCCGGCCTGTTGTCCTGGGCGCGGCTGAATCCGATCGGCGTGCTCCTGCTGCCGCTGGCGGCGTGGCTGACGGCCTTCGCCGCGGTCATGCTGGTGTCCGAGCGGATCGTCATCCGCTGGCTGGATTATCTGGAGCGGATCGCCTCGCTGTATGCCCGCGGCCGTTATTCGGTGCGTCCGGTTCAGGCCGCCAGTGCCCCCTCGGAAATCCGCGTGCTGGCCTCGACCCTGGACGGTCTGGCGGAGGCGATTTCCATCCGCGACGGCTCGCTGACCGAAAGCCTGGAGGAAAAGGACGCGCTGATGCGCGAGATCCATCACCGGGTGAAGAACAACCTGCAGATCATCTCATCCCTGCTGTCGATGCAGCAGCGCTCGCTGAAGGACGAACCGGCCAGGGTGGCCCTGGGCGACACCCGCCAGCGGATCTCGGCGCTCGCCCTGATCTATCGCACGCTCTATCAGTCCGACGACATCCGCCACGCCGACGCGCGCGACTTCATCAATGAGCTGGTGGGGCAGCTGGTGGCCGCCGAATCCGGTCGCGGCCCGGTGGTGACCAGTTCGATCGACGCCGACAGTCTCGTGGTCGACCCCGACAAGCTGGCGCCGCTGGCCCTGTGGCTGGTCGAGGCGGTCTCCAATGCGCAGAAGCACGCCTTCGCCGGTCGCGGCGGCGCGCTGCAGGTCCGTTTCCGGGTCCACGGCGACACCAGTGTGCTGGAGGTCCAGGACGACGGACCGGGACCGCAGGAGGCCATGGCGAAGGCCGGTGTCGGCCGGACCCTGATGGGGGCCTTCGCCCGGCAGCTTCGGGGTGAGGCCGAGGTGATCGCGGCACCGGATGGGGGCACGATCGCGCGCATGATCTTCGCCACGCCCGAAGCCGTCCAGCCCACCGACCCGCAGGATCTGGAACGCAGCGATGCGGTCGTGCGGCCGGGAACCCTGACCCGCGTGCGGCGTTGA
- a CDS encoding NepR family anti-sigma factor, with protein MIDTPDQGRKPRAGKSGAGDSALEEARLRQQAIGVKLRHLFDEVVNEPVPDEFLEILRRADERKAGGDRT; from the coding sequence ATGATCGACACACCCGACCAGGGGCGCAAGCCTCGCGCAGGCAAATCCGGCGCCGGAGACTCCGCGCTGGAGGAGGCCCGCCTTCGTCAGCAGGCCATCGGCGTGAAGCTGCGGCACCTGTTCGACGAGGTGGTCAACGAGCCGGTCCCCGACGAGTTCCTGGAGATCCTGCGTCGGGCCGACGAGCGCAAGGCCGGCGGAGACAGGACGTGA